The Triticum aestivum cultivar Chinese Spring chromosome 7B, IWGSC CS RefSeq v2.1, whole genome shotgun sequence genome window below encodes:
- the LOC123156702 gene encoding uncharacterized protein → MGIVKVASGAPIAKCGYSRENEDLTQEEKLLLESFPVHDSADDCEHAKVDCELAMSGGQLCNVPYGLYDLPGLNDILSLETWNSCLTEDDRFRLAAYLPDMDQHDLFTTMMELLSGSAMFFGSPLRGFFDRLNGGFYSPEVSRARELLMNFQRRRYYHFLKLYHDGIVWKFACMDKLWRRNLVDTSLEEKIHIWHNWIQEKLLTFADPNSSPLNARLSNIGKVEAASFAPLKRAKLIEGTSSTNWSAKYKEIVHGAKSVEISSSNSHIFHLRDVPGEKCSKPPKVVLKANADSDSLADGNAGIHPTPGLIPLPQLGVQVSTFSPYAFSQHVHNFSVNPSYPLYINTRRSSLGSSSSKSWQAEGALETYPILVKSPFGVQHAVLEDLKTCNHSAVLSGYQSAAKPITAYSNEGNDTRESLHEKNLLKNFGRPGAMVPESSPGLYTRTAVGHETNGLMKMSNPGNADIISEMLTLGASTNPPYNFPMQSETVLKQHHDGLKTKAPPFMNSATRVEGHRLPYTYTRRKPHRAVDLVDPVETPTMVGSETASGLASMANVKAKGIKL, encoded by the coding sequence atgGGCATTGTGAAGGTTGCAAGTGGTGCGCCTATAGCGAAGTGTGGTTACAGCCGTGAAAATGAGGACCTTACACAAGAGGAGAAATTACTGCTTGAGAGCTTTCCTGTTCATGATTCTGCCGATGACTGCGAACATGCGAAGGTCGATTGTGAGCTTGCAATGTCTGGAGGCCAGCTGTGCAATGTGCCTTATGGGCTTTATGATCTGCCTGGGTTAAATGACATACTGTCTCTGGAGACGTGGAACTCATGTCTAACAGAAGACGATAGATTCCGTCTAGCAGCATACCTCCCGGACATGGACCAACATGACTTGTTTACAACAATGATGGAGCTCTTGAGTGGCAGTGCTATGTTCTTTGGGAGTCCACTTAGAGGGTTTTTTGACAGATTGAATGGTGGATTTTATTCTCCAGAAGTTTCTCGGGCAAGAGAATTACTGATGAACTTTCAGAGACGAAGGTATTATCATTTTCTGAAGTTGTATCATGATGGCATTGTTTGGAAGTTTGCGTGCATGGACAAGCTGTGGAGAAGAAATCTTGTGGATACTAGTCTTGAGGAGAAGATTCACATTTGGCACAACTGGATACAAGAGAAGCTTCTCACATTTGCAGATCCAAACAGTTCTCCTTTGAATGCAAGACTATCAAATATTGGCAAGGTTGAAGCTGCCAGTTTTGCACCATTGAAGCGAGCTAAACTTATAGAAGGGACATCAAGTACCAATTGGTCAGCCAAATACAAGGAGATAGTCCATGGAGCAAAATCAGTGGAAATTAGCTCATCGAATAGTCACATTTTTCACCTTCGAGATGTGCCCGGTGAAAAATGTAGCAAACCACCAAAAGTCGTGCTTAAAGCAAATGCCGACAGTGATTCCCTTGCTGATGGCAATGCAGGAATACATCCTACACCAGGACTGATCCCACTCCCTCAGCTGGGAGTGCAGGTCTCCACCTTTTCTCCTTATGCTTTTTCACAGCATGTACATAATTTTTCTGTGAATCCATCTTATCCTTTATACATAAACACAAGGAGAAGTTCTTTAGGCAGCTCAAGCTCAAAATCCTGGCAGGCGGAGGGTGCACTGGAAACTTACCCTATCTTGGTCAAAAGCCCATTTGGAGTCCAGCATGCTGTTTTAGAGGATCTCAAAACATGCAACCATTCTGCAGTGTTGAGTGGGTATCAGTCAGCAGCTAAACCTATCACAGCATATTCGAATGAAGGAAACGACACAAGAGAATCCCTCCATGAGAAGAACCTTTTGAAGAACTTTGGTCGGCCGGGTGCCATGGTTCCTGAAAGTTCTCCTGGTCTGTATACGAGAACCGCCGTTGGCCACGAGACGAACGGATTGATGAAAATGTCCAACCCAGGAAATGCTGACATTATTTCTGAGATGCTTACCCTTGGTGCAAGCACAAACCCACCTTATAACTTCCCGATGCAGTCTGAAACAGTGCTCAAACAGCATCATGATGGACTGAAGACGAAGGCACCTCCTTTCATGAACTCTGCTACAAGAGTTGAAGGACATAGACTCCCTTACACATACACAAGGAGGAAGCCACACAGGGCGGTCGACCTCGTGGATCCTGTTGAGACGCCGACCATGGTGGGTTCAGAGACAGCGAGTGGGCTGGCTAGCATGGCAAATGTAAAGGCGAAGGGCATCAAACTTTGA